Proteins encoded within one genomic window of Haematobia irritans isolate KBUSLIRL chromosome 5, ASM5000362v1, whole genome shotgun sequence:
- the Sin3A gene encoding SIN3 transcription regulator family member A isoform X1 produces the protein MMKRTREEVQYGARPGPGGVGGSGGGGGGTASGGNVVTAGAASVTTGAINIGTMVPGTHASAGGTTLSVGLGTGNIATAGSIAHHRILTPQHGGAQTIAYLPSTTPVTATNLKTSSGGIVADSSAGGNNDGNAATVGGGVGSRITQIGGNTVVTPGGGGPNANTVVQQQTVQYSTSYNVSSIPTGGTLKTGPDGAVQIHVTGGTAGAVPIVTNPTVPQTTNSVRQRTISGTTQSSNISSSSQTMVQPAPGGGQGTPIVTGPSSTPQPGQPGAPPRLKVEDALSYLDQVKYQYADQPQIYNNFLDIMKEFKSHCIDTPGVIQRVSTLFKGHTELIYGFNMFLPPGYKIEIHSDELGTAVPVVSMPSPPGSAPGSGTTVHAVSGTAMNIGHKIGSSNAPVHQLQTGTSTGAVNLMTHGGTSLSQTTIHALQPPTPAQQSPSPAAGGGHTPTHVPPHASASPAPAQVTVASVNAVPPTNMPQNYSRDRDRSVTIATAAATNINAPTPGGMVVGGPPTPNSLNDMGPQTGAQVHHNLLHMSQAHQSMMMGESAPTPGAAPQQPVEFNHAITYVNKIKNRFQNQPEKYKKFLEILHTYQKEQKVIKEGSTGVNQGKTLTEQEVYTQVAKLFGQDEDLLREFGQFLPDATNHQAQQYMTKSHNDHKRATTAALSGGAHITMSPAGVPAAGSPLHLSSGATLSQISTTAHAAALAAVNTSVSLKPYGSTQQNHIISSGRSSDTSTGGAPPGVGVSSANDILYDKDFRGNVHANVHHQSGGSHHIPSGGNSATSNIRGTFDSKDSHRNKHHPSVVTGTPKYLSHHHHTHNQTSQSNIGHNMGNMSGSMSKKSPSYSGLPSNMPPGGLPQHLAGGSPNISNLNYAPSPANSYHNQMPHTGSRRHAVDDMGGVGGLGVPPTKRHKPICRDISFSEASRMCSIQDAAFFDKVRKSLRNPEVYENFLRCLTLYTQEIVSKTDLLTLVTPFLSKFPELFRWFTDFLGPPVSQVTGSTCGFTGHLESIPLQGAARHAVNSSSGPSAHGSLNDRQNSLQNTDHHQEIDLASCKRLGASYCALPQSTIPKKCSGRTALCREVLNDKWVSFPTWASEDSTFVTSRKTQFEETIYRNIHRTEDERFELDVVIETNSATIRVLEGVQKKMSRMSPEDLARYHLDDSLGGTSQTIHQRAIYRIYGEKAGEIIQGLKKNPSVAVPIVLKRLKVKEEEWRNAQKNFNKQWREQNEKYYLKSLDHQSINFKPNDMKALRSKSLFNEIETLYDERHDQEDENGESSSGPHLTLPYKDKTILDDAANLLIHHVKRQTGIQKQEKTKIKHILRQFVPDLFFSTRQPLSDDEREDVFPFLLDDNDKMDVDSTPCKQDKNKVGGVSTSSSTSLTYSPPATSSTSAAATGVGASASGTPIKTESEILDSKDQVISTLASNALTSDTTPAMSNANASSSISTSAITSTTVSSLNSVTSTAAAAGGSDKNTDPKGGVIDTLKESNTTVVNSLTTSAISSATSSLSDTVVTSSTSANVMTSETSTNNNDPKTNAETTTTTITATCSVSTAPTNALSSSASTIATAVSTSTGTTATVDAIKTEIKQEDEEMPSTDIPVPPHAISKHLDEAYTLFFANNNWYLFFRLHAILCERLRTMYERAQIIAAEEEKYKQNRRENIAQALRLKPKSEVAVEDYYPTFLDMLKNVLDGNMDSNTFEDQMREMFGIHAYISFTLDKVVSNAVRQLQNCVTERTALECVELYHHEQKKGAAGGLCRNAHKTFNAEMQYQHKAEDILHEENCFKIYIYKIDCRVTIELLDTDNDDMTEREKPVNKVKSWSKYVDRLANPSSANNSHNTTNANSPNSNNNNSVSNMDASINNEIKSERWDEDGLDLHLPRKPRFLKRNKRSACLRAEQLRLMQERKALIAGGSSGNFSTPTTNAETPSSGVSSGTCASSNSADISPNTVDLNSFWSKRPPERLGNSALVCPGGEKYIINDRDEIKLNASGRQVFVINKNLKFFKLDSVRKAKMCHLRITQCKFKRFQQFAKSWLTAHVSPEQQQECNEWLMGNSTDSGPGSSNTLTTSNNWSLPKTKVIVQNDLKKTPYRPYHRYKVINIGSGGIAANVAGDGMGGSTSTYSSASNTLPSSSMTTTHSTNASTPSANLNTVNNTTLNVSSINSNNDSASNSGSGNNSSVAATTSASVVTNLAQTAPPHCNTVAGLSQSTAVAQEPAQIRPMES, from the exons ATGATGAAACGTACTCGTGAAGAAGTACAGTATGGTGCACGGCCCGGTCCAGGTGGAGTGGGCGGTAGCGGTGGAGGGGGAGGAGGTACGGCTTCTGGAGGTAATGTTGTGACAGCTGGTGCAGCCAGCGTTACCACAGGGGCCATAAACATAGGCACTATGGTGCCCGGCACACACGCATCAGCCGGTGGCACGACATTAAGTGTTGGTTTGGGAACTGGTAATATAGCAACGGCAGGATCCATTGCCCACCATCGTATTTTAACACCTCAACATGGAGGTGCTCAAACAATAGCTTATTTACCATCAACAACACCAGTTACAGCAACAAATCTGAAGACATCAAGTGGAGGTATTGTCGCTGACAGCAGTGCTGGCGGTAATAACGATGGCAATGCAGCCACCGTAGGTGGCGGTGTTGGAAGTAGAATAACACAAATTGGTGGAAATACAGTTGTAACTCCTGGAGGCGGTGGACCTAATGCAAATACAGTTGTCCAGCAGCAAACTGTCCAATATTCGACTT CCTATAATGTTTCTTCCATACCAACCGGCGGTACTTTAAAAACAGGGCCTGATGGAGCGGTGCAAATACATGTAACAGGTGGCACAGCTGGCGCCGTCCCCATTGTAACCAATCCGACTGTACCCCAAACAACAAATTCTGTTCGTCAGCGTACTATAAGTGGCACTACCCAAAGTAGCAACATCTCATCGTCATCTCAGACCATGGTACAACCGGCTCCTGGGGGTGGCCAGGGAACGCCCATAGTTACGGGCCCATCGTCAACTCCACAACCCGGACAACCAGGGGCTCCACCTCGTCTTAAAGTGGAAGATGCCCTCAGTTATTTGGATCAGGTTAAATACCAATATGCGGATcaacctcaaatctataataatTTCCTTGACATCATGAAGGAATTCAAGTCACATTGCATAGATACACCTGGTGTCATTCAGCGAGTGTCTACGTTATTTAAGGGCCATACGGAGTTAATATATGGATTCAATATGTTCCTACCACCGggttataaaattgaaatacatTCTGATGAGTTGGGAACAGCTGTGCCAGTCGTATCCATGCCGTCGCCTCCAGGATCAGCACCGGGTAGCGGCACAACCGTTCATGCCGTTTCTGGCACAGCAATGAATATTGGCCATAAAATAGGGAGTAGTAATGCCCCAGTACATCAATTGCAAACAGGTACATCGACGGGCGCAGTCAATTTGATGACCCATGGCGGCACTTCGCTTTCCCAAACCACTATACATGCCTTACAACCCCCCACACCTGCACAACAGTCCCCAAGTCCTGCTGCTGGAGGTGGCCATACTCCAACACATGTGCCACCACATGCCAGTGCTTCGCCGGCTCCAGCTCAAGTGACGGTTGCATCCGTAAATGCTGTCCCTCCAACGAATATGCCTCAGAATTATTCTCGAGACCGGGACAGGAGTGTAACGATTGCTACTGCTGCAGCCACCAATATTAATGCACCCACCCCTGGAGGCATGGTTGTAGGTGGACCACCCACGCCCAACTCATTAAACGATATGGGTCCCCAAACTGGAGCTCAAGTCCACCATAACTTACTGCACATGTCGCAAGCCCATCAATCAATGATGATGGGCGAAAGTGCACCCACTCCAGGTGCTGCGCCACAACAACCAGTCGAATTCAACCATGCCATAACGTATGTCAATAAAATCAAG AATCGTTTCCAAAACCAACccgagaagtacaaaaaattcctGGAGATTTTACACACTTATCAAAAGGAACAAAAAGTCATCAAAGAGGGTTCAACAGGTGTTAACCAAGGTAAAACACTTACAGAACAGGAGGTCTATACACAAGTGGCAAAACTTTTCGGCCAAGATGAAGACTTATTACGGGAATTTGGTCAATTCCTACCAGATGCCACAAATCATCAGGCCCAACAATATATGACAAAATCTCATAATGATCATAAGAGAGCAACAACGGCAGCTTTAAGTGGTGGAGCCCATATAACCATGTCACCGGCTGGTGTTCCAGCTGCAGGATCGCCTCTACATCTTAGTAGTGGTGCTACTCTTTCACAAATCAGTACAACGGCTCATGCGGCAGCTTTGGCAGCGGTAAATACCAGTGTAAGCTTAAAACCTTATGGAAGCACGCAACAAAACCACATTATAAGTAGTGGACGTAGCAGTGATACCAGTACTGGTGGAGCGCCACCTGGTGTTGGCGTTTCCAGTGCAAATGACATTTTGTATGACAAAGACTTCCGCGGAAATGTACATGCCAATGTGCACCATCAAAGCGGTGGTTCACATCATATACCAAGTGGCGGCAATTCCGCTACGAGTAATATACGGGGAACTTTCGATTCCAAAGACTCACATCGTAATAAACATCATCCCTCTGTAGTAACCGGAACACCAAAATATCTCTCACACCATCATCATACCCATAACCAAACAAGTCAATCAAACATAGGTCATAATATGGGTAATATGAGCGGTAGTATGtccaaaaaatctcctagctacAGTGGATTACCATCAAATATGCCTCCAGGAGGATTGCCACAGCATTTGGCCGGAGGATCtccaaatatttccaatttgaaTTATGCACCATCTCCAGCCAATTCCTATCATAATCAGATGCCACATACGGGCTCACGTAGACATGCCGTAGATGACATGGGTGGAGTAGGCGGTTTGGGTGTACCGCCAACAAAGAGGCATAAACCCATATGTCGCGACATTTCATTCTCTGAAGCGTCTCGTATGTGCAGTATTCAAGATGCAGCCTTCTTTGATAAAGTACGAAAATCTCTGCGTAATCCTGAGGTTTATGAAAACTTTTTGCGTTGTCTCACCCTGTACACACAAGAAATTGTTTCGAAGACTGATCTCTTGACATTGGTTACACCGTTCCTTAGTAAATTTCCTGAATTATTCCGATGGTTTACGGACTTCTTGGGCCCACCAGTATCTCAAGTGACGGGTTCAACGTGTGGATTCACCGGCCATTTGGAAAGCATACCATTGCAAGGGGCTGCAAGACATGCTGTAAATAGCAGTTCTGGCCCATCGGCTCACGGAAGTCTAAATGATCGCCAAAATAGCTTGCAAAATACAGATCATCATCAAGAAATCGATTTGGCGTCATGTAAACGTTTGGGTGCTTCGTATTGTGCATTACCTCAATCGacaattccgaaaaaatgttcaggtcGTACAGCACTGTGTCGAGAAGTTCTTAATGACAAATGGGTATCATTCCCCACATGGGCCAGTGAAGATTCAACATTTGTTACGTCGCGTAAAACACAATTTGAGGAGACAATTTACAG GAATATTCACAGAACTGAAGATGAACGTTTCGAACTGGATGTGGTCATAGAAACTAACAGCGCCACGATTCGTGTTCTGGAGGGTGTGCAAAAGAAAATGTCACGTATGTCTCCAGAAGATTTAGCCAGATATCACCTCGATGATTCGTtgggaggtacttcacaaactaTTCACCAAAGAGCCATATACAGGATTTATGGAGAAAAGGCCGGTGAAATAATACAAGGTCTGAAGAAGAATCCTTCAGTGGCTGTTCCCATAGTTTTGAAGCGTCTAAAAGTCAAAGAAGAAGAATGGAGAAATGCTCAAAAG aattttaataaacaatGGCGAGAGCAAAATGAAAAGTATTATTTGAAATCATTGGATCaccaatcaatcaattttaaaCCCAATGATATGAAAGCTTTACGTTCGAAAAGTCTCTTCAATGAAATTGAAACTCTTTATGATGAG CGCCATGATCAGGAGGATGAAAATGGTGAATCTTCAAGTGGTCCCCATTTGACATTACCATACAAAGATAAAACAATATTGGATGATGCTGCAAATCTATTGATACACCATGTAAAACGGCAAACTGGCATCCAGAAGCAAGAGAAAACCAAAATCAAGCATATACTAAGACAATTTGTGCCTGATTTATTCTTTTCGACAAGACAGCCATTAAGTGATGATGAAAGAGAAGatg TATTCCCATTTTTATTAGATGATAATGATAAAATGGATGTGGATTCTACGCCTTGTAAGCAAGATAAGAATAAAGTAGGCGGTGTCTCTACTTCATCATCGACGTCTCTGACCTATTCTCCACCTGCAACATCATCGACATCAGCAGCGGCAACTGGTGTTGGCGCATCTGCGTCAGGCACTCCTATAAAAACGGAGAGTGAGATATTGGATTCGAAAGATCAGGTTATATCCACACTTGCCAGTAATGCATTGACGTCAGATACTACGCCTGCGATGAGTAACGCCAATGCTTCCTCTTCCATATCCACATCTGCCATAACATCTACGACAGTGTCTTCATTGAACTCGGTTAcatcaacagcagcagcagccggTGGTAGTGATAAAAATACAGATCCAAAGGGTGGCGTTATTGATACTTTAAAAGAATCGAATACAACTGTTGTAAATAGTCTAACCACCAGCGCAATAAGCAGTGCAACATCCAGTTTGAGCGATACCGTTGTTACAAGCAGCACATCAGCAAATGTGATGACATCAGAGACGAGTACAAACAACAATGATCCCAAGACAAATgctgaaacaacaacaacaacaataacagccACATGTTCAGTTTCCACCGCTCCAACAAATGCCTTGTCGTCATCAGCTTCAACAATTGCCACCGCTGTTTCGACCTCAACAGGAACAACTGCGACAGTTGATGCAATTAAAACCGAAATAAAACAAGAGGATGAAGAAATGCCATCAACAGATATTCCCGTTCCCCCGCATGCTATAAGCAAGCACTTG gaTGAGGCCTACACCCTCTTCTTTGCCAATAATAATTGGTATTTGTTCTTCCGCCTGCACGCAATATTATGTGAAAGGCTGCGCACCATGTATGAACGTGCCCAAATTATTGCAGCTgaagaagaaaaatataaacaaaatcgcCGTGAAAATATTGCACAAGCCTTAAGACTGAAACCAAAATCCGAAGTTGCCGTTGAAGACTATTATCCCACGTTCTTGGATATGTTGAAGAATGTCCTAGATGGTAACATGGATTCTAATACTTTTGAGGATCAAATGCGTGAAATGTTTGGCATTCATGCATACATATCATTTACTCTGGATAAAGTTGTATCGAATGCTGTGAGACAATTGCAGAATTGTGTCACAGAAAGGACAGCATTGGAATGCGTTGAGTTGTACCATCATGAGCAAAAGAAAGGTGCCGCTGGCGGGTTATGTCGCAATGCTCATAAGACATTTAATGCTGaaatgcaatatcaacacaaagCCGAGGATATATTGCATGAAGagaattgttttaaaatatatatc TATAAAATTGATTGTCGTGTTACTATTGAACTATTGGATACCGATAATGATGATATGACTGAACGTGAGAAACCTGTAAATAAAGTGAAATCATGGTCTAAGTATGTTGACCGCCTCGCAAATCCCTCATCTGCAAATAATAGCCATAATACAACCAATGCCAATTCACCAAATTCCAATAATAACAACTCTGTGTCAAATATGGATGCAAGCATCAACAACGAAATCAAGTCGGAAAGATGGGATGAAGATGGATTG GATTTACATCTGCCTCGTAAACCGAGATTTTTGAAACGCAATAAACGTTCTGCTTGTCTAAGGGCTGAACAATTACGTTTGATGCAGGAACGAAAAGCTCTTATTGCaggtggctctagtggcaatttctcaacaccaacaacaaacgCCGAAACGCCGTCTAGTGGTGTTAGCAGTGGTACCTGTGCATCAAGTAACTCCGCCGATATATCTCCCAATACTGTAGATCTAAATAGTTTTTGGTCCAAAAGACCACCCGAACGACTTGGTAATTCTGCTTTGGTGTGCCCCGGTGGTgagaaatatattataaatgatCGTGATGAAATTAAGCTAAATGCTTCAGGACGCCAAGTCTTTGTTATTAATAAGAAtctcaaattctttaaattggACTCTGTGAGGAAAGCAAAAATG tgtCATTTGCGTATAACGCAATGCAAATTTAAACGTTTCCAGCAATTTGCGAAAAGTTGGTTAACAGCGCATGTATCACCTGAACAACAGCAAGAATGTAACGAATGGTTAATGGGGAACAGTACCGATTCCGGTCCGGGCTCCTCTAATACATTGACAACATCCAACAATTGGTCTTTACCCAAAACAAAAGTCATTGTACAAAATGatttaaagaaaacaccatatcgTCCATATCATCGGTATAAAGTGATAAATATAGGGAGTGGAGGCATAGCTGCCAACGTAGCTGGTGACGGCATGGGTGGTTCCACATCTACATATAGCAGTGCAAGTAATACATTACCATCCTCATCTATGACAACAACACATTCAACAAATGCCTCAACCCCAAGCGCGAATTTGAATACAGTTAATAACACGACCCTTAATGTTTCATCAATCAATAGTAATAATGATAGTGCTAGTAACAGTGGTAGTGGTAACAATTCCTCTGTTGCAGCAACTACATCCGCCAGTGTAgtgacaaatttggcacaaacagCACCACCACACTGTAATACCGTGGCGGGTTTGTCACAATCAACTGCAGTAGCCCAAGAACCTGCTCAAATCCGACCCATGGAAAGTTAG